Proteins encoded within one genomic window of Candidatus Berkiella cookevillensis:
- a CDS encoding FAD-binding oxidoreductase, translated as MKKDASQLIAILKSQFDDASFYTEPSDCWAYGYDNSRRHALPDAVVFASNHEDVVKLVKLCAQHSIPLIARGRGTNTTGAAIPINGGIVLSLERMQKIIEIDPQNRFMVVEPGVLNQNAQEAAQKMGLFWAPDPTSAPYSSIGGNIACGAAGPRSVKYGTTKDNVLGLTAVTGTGHTIHTGVYTTKGSVGYDLTRLMIGSEGTLGIVTSAILKLLPIPETKRTLRAFFSSMPSALSAVIKVMQQPIIPCGVEFMDGNAIRMVRNFSHPELPEKAQSMLIIEVDGSHSIIDHDLQAIVRAIQHPDLLEVNIARSEKEATELWKIRKSLSASLRSLSPHKINEDIIVPVSKVSEILEFTEVLSKQYEIQVVNFGHAGNGNIHVNFLVDPFDPIKGPQAKECLHQLFDKVLSLKGSLSGEHGVGIEKRDYIGKEINSDTLCLMKNIKAQFDPQNILNPGKIFPE; from the coding sequence ATGAAAAAAGACGCGTCCCAGCTCATTGCCATATTAAAATCACAATTTGACGATGCGTCTTTTTATACAGAGCCTAGCGATTGCTGGGCTTATGGTTATGATAATAGTAGACGACATGCACTCCCAGATGCTGTCGTGTTTGCTTCTAACCACGAAGATGTTGTAAAACTTGTAAAGCTCTGCGCACAACATAGCATTCCTTTAATCGCAAGAGGTCGTGGCACTAATACAACCGGCGCAGCAATCCCTATCAACGGCGGTATTGTTCTCTCTTTAGAACGCATGCAAAAAATCATCGAAATCGATCCGCAAAACAGATTCATGGTTGTAGAGCCTGGCGTATTAAATCAAAATGCACAAGAAGCAGCCCAAAAAATGGGGTTATTTTGGGCACCTGATCCAACCAGTGCCCCCTACTCCAGCATTGGCGGTAACATTGCTTGTGGTGCAGCGGGTCCCCGCTCAGTCAAATACGGCACAACAAAGGATAATGTGCTTGGTTTAACCGCTGTTACAGGCACAGGGCATACCATTCATACTGGGGTATACACAACTAAAGGTTCTGTGGGTTATGATCTAACCCGACTCATGATTGGCTCAGAGGGCACTTTAGGCATCGTCACCTCTGCTATTTTAAAATTATTACCTATTCCAGAAACGAAACGTACTTTACGTGCCTTCTTTTCTTCCATGCCAAGCGCTTTATCGGCTGTCATTAAAGTAATGCAACAACCCATCATCCCCTGTGGCGTTGAATTTATGGATGGCAATGCTATTCGCATGGTGCGAAATTTCTCTCATCCTGAACTGCCTGAAAAGGCACAAAGCATGCTCATTATTGAAGTAGATGGTAGTCACTCTATTATCGATCATGATCTACAAGCCATTGTTAGGGCTATCCAGCATCCAGATTTACTCGAAGTAAATATTGCACGCTCAGAAAAAGAAGCCACAGAACTATGGAAAATTAGAAAGTCTCTTTCTGCTTCTTTAAGGAGCTTATCTCCGCATAAAATTAACGAAGATATTATTGTCCCTGTTAGCAAAGTCAGCGAAATTTTAGAATTCACCGAAGTGCTTTCTAAACAATATGAAATACAAGTTGTTAATTTCGGTCATGCTGGCAATGGGAATATTCATGTTAATTTTTTAGTAGATCCCTTTGATCCTATCAAAGGCCCTCAAGCCAAAGAATGTCTGCATCAACTTTTTGATAAAGTATTAAGTCTAAAAGGCTCTTTGTCTGGCGAGCATGGTGTAGGGATTGAAAAGCGAGATTATATTGGTAAAGAAATAAACAGTGACACACTCTGCCTAATGAAAAATATCAAAGCACAATTTGACCCCCAGAATATACTCAATCCAGGTAAAATCTTTCCTGAATAG
- a CDS encoding WH2 domain-containing protein, with protein MAAHHLHLLVAPPPPPPPPGGPGSKQQKTTAPIKKAYVSAPIDKGAMFAQIQQGAKLKKVDSKDPNAEKPTPPVNDMAAMLQQIRERGGTRKEQQTTHQATSNEAKNPGNVSNEEAIAAQIKELSDKAKTLENQQHRELRGQTRKLAELEANFDAAKDFLFTADDQIASLESLVSAQTSAIEQQKQQLAHLQAVAKLYQELEQATQIKPLPEVVLPEAEPESESKELEAEQPANDTPSISMPPPPPPPPPPPPPPPPPPPPPPPPPPPPPGINLGGAKLRKVEKTEKVDNPEPLKPPPKTPMNMADIIASSPKFKATQKQQEQEAKQEMLAEQRRKQEEAQRDAAILAERQAKAAIIMADAKKDFKPNDEFLKQQQERQARTVDLIQPIVNQQAQTSEIEQLRKKIQEAQLEQERDYRERLDARDNPSPVVESEPLQSEVLAEENKAEEEAQELEAQEPEIALQYLEVQELEEQESEVQELKEPEAQEPKVPEPDPEAEIEENKDEESLEHEEEADQEIEAKSSVEIPQNPPSSSWIKAEPSVQAKREREARIQQDQPQEQKIPAPLEQDQLAQTIQLTVKLDGMDLSKDSKKREASAISDVLKGTSFEPRDFLSAAKTTDIASSLFSRAKQKASNHRLLSDTQVLDGISKLLEITTRHPLTDPNDGLKNAHIIYGAILDLQRDNPKFTDPKNKAGSLMEDMKRVIVSSAGSANKGISQNEAIKAYEEVKPKEPDVQGKLKNK; from the coding sequence ATGGCGGCCCACCACCTCCACCTGTTGGTGGCCCCACCCCCACCACCTCCACCACCAGGAGGTCCTGGATCTAAACAACAGAAAACAACGGCGCCTATAAAAAAAGCCTATGTATCTGCACCTATCGATAAAGGTGCTATGTTTGCGCAAATCCAACAGGGTGCAAAGCTCAAAAAAGTAGATTCTAAAGATCCCAATGCAGAAAAGCCCACGCCACCTGTTAACGACATGGCAGCTATGCTTCAGCAGATTAGAGAACGTGGTGGCACAAGAAAGGAACAACAAACAACGCATCAAGCAACATCAAATGAAGCCAAAAATCCAGGTAATGTCTCCAATGAAGAAGCCATTGCAGCACAAATTAAAGAACTAAGTGATAAAGCAAAAACCTTAGAAAACCAACAACACCGTGAATTAAGAGGACAAACTCGAAAATTAGCAGAATTAGAAGCAAATTTTGATGCGGCAAAAGATTTCTTATTCACTGCCGATGATCAAATTGCCTCCTTAGAAAGCTTAGTCTCTGCACAAACAAGTGCCATAGAACAACAAAAGCAACAATTAGCACATTTGCAAGCAGTTGCAAAACTATACCAAGAATTAGAACAAGCTACTCAAATAAAGCCTTTGCCTGAGGTGGTTCTACCTGAAGCTGAGCCAGAATCTGAAAGTAAAGAGCTGGAAGCTGAACAACCCGCAAATGATACTCCTTCAATATCAATGCCACCACCACCACCACCACCACCACCACCACCACCACCTCCTCCTCCTCCTCCTCCTCCTCCTCCTCCTCCTCCTCCTCCACCGCCTGGAATCAATTTAGGGGGTGCTAAATTACGCAAAGTAGAGAAAACAGAAAAAGTAGATAATCCAGAACCTCTCAAACCTCCACCTAAAACGCCTATGAACATGGCTGATATTATTGCATCCAGTCCAAAATTTAAGGCTACACAAAAACAACAAGAACAAGAAGCCAAACAGGAGATGCTAGCAGAACAACGAAGAAAGCAAGAAGAGGCTCAAAGAGATGCCGCAATATTGGCCGAACGTCAGGCCAAAGCGGCTATCATAATGGCAGATGCAAAAAAAGATTTTAAACCAAACGATGAATTTCTGAAGCAACAACAAGAGCGTCAAGCTCGCACAGTTGACTTAATACAACCCATTGTCAATCAGCAAGCACAAACTTCTGAGATAGAACAACTCAGAAAAAAAATCCAAGAAGCACAACTTGAACAAGAACGTGATTACAGAGAAAGATTGGATGCCAGAGATAATCCTTCACCTGTTGTAGAATCAGAACCTCTTCAATCTGAAGTTCTCGCAGAAGAAAACAAAGCTGAAGAAGAAGCGCAAGAACTTGAAGCACAAGAACCTGAGATAGCACTTCAATATCTTGAAGTGCAAGAACTTGAGGAACAAGAATCTGAAGTACAAGAACTTAAAGAGCCTGAAGCGCAAGAACCTAAGGTGCCAGAACCAGATCCAGAAGCTGAGATAGAGGAAAACAAAGATGAAGAGAGTCTTGAGCATGAAGAGGAAGCTGATCAAGAAATAGAGGCAAAGAGCAGTGTGGAAATACCCCAGAATCCACCCTCATCTAGTTGGATAAAAGCTGAACCTAGTGTTCAAGCAAAACGAGAAAGAGAAGCAAGAATACAACAAGATCAACCGCAGGAACAAAAAATACCTGCGCCTCTCGAACAAGATCAATTAGCGCAAACTATACAACTCACAGTTAAATTAGATGGTATGGATCTGTCTAAAGACAGCAAGAAAAGAGAAGCATCGGCAATTTCAGACGTTTTAAAAGGAACCTCATTTGAACCAAGGGATTTTTTAAGTGCTGCAAAAACCACGGACATCGCAAGCTCTTTATTCAGTAGGGCAAAACAAAAAGCGTCCAATCATCGCCTTTTATCTGACACCCAAGTATTAGACGGTATTAGTAAATTACTTGAAATCACAACACGACATCCACTAACAGATCCTAACGATGGTCTTAAGAATGCACATATCATTTATGGTGCTATTTTGGATTTGCAAAGAGATAACCCTAAGTTCACAGATCCTAAAAATAAAGCAGGATCACTGATGGAAGACATGAAACGTGTAATTGTTTCTTCGGCTGGAAGTGCTAACAAAGGCATCAGCCAAAATGAAGCAATCAAAGCTTATGAAGAAGTTAAACCAAAAGAACCTGATGTGCAGGGAAAATTAAAAAATAAATAA
- a CDS encoding histone deacetylase family protein — protein sequence MAITLFYHPIFLEHEMGLGHPERPQRLELIISSLHQLQWHDELLWQTPHIILKEDLLRVHHEEYINSVFAASPKEGYYYFDGDTAMNPLTLEAACFAAGSVKDAVKAVMDKQTKRAVCLIRPPGHHAEPDRAMGFCFFNNVAVGAAFALDVYKLDRIAIIDFDVHHGNGTEKMFRDDPRVFYWSSFQHPFYPGVELDKQPSHFHFHPLAAGSGSEAFHDLVDNHLVDALEAFAPQLIFISAGFDAHRKDPLAELFFLQKDYFYVTDKIVKIAERVCEGKVISTLEGGYHLKALSHCFSAHLKAMR from the coding sequence ATGGCAATTACTCTTTTTTACCATCCTATCTTTTTAGAACACGAAATGGGATTGGGGCATCCTGAACGGCCTCAACGACTAGAACTCATTATTAGTTCTTTGCATCAATTGCAATGGCATGACGAACTCTTATGGCAAACACCCCACATCATTTTGAAAGAAGATTTGTTGCGCGTGCATCATGAAGAATACATAAATAGCGTATTTGCCGCTTCTCCTAAAGAAGGGTATTACTATTTTGATGGGGATACTGCAATGAATCCTCTCACATTGGAAGCCGCATGTTTTGCCGCTGGTAGCGTTAAAGATGCAGTGAAGGCAGTGATGGATAAGCAAACAAAACGAGCAGTGTGTTTGATAAGACCACCAGGTCATCACGCAGAGCCTGATAGAGCCATGGGATTTTGCTTTTTTAATAATGTTGCTGTAGGTGCTGCATTTGCCTTAGATGTCTATAAGTTAGATCGCATTGCCATTATTGATTTTGATGTCCATCATGGTAATGGTACAGAGAAAATGTTTCGAGATGATCCACGCGTATTTTATTGGTCGTCTTTTCAACATCCTTTTTATCCGGGTGTTGAGCTGGATAAGCAACCTTCTCATTTTCATTTTCATCCACTTGCCGCGGGTAGTGGTAGTGAAGCATTTCATGATTTAGTAGATAACCATCTTGTGGATGCCTTAGAAGCCTTTGCGCCTCAGCTTATTTTTATTTCTGCTGGTTTTGATGCGCATCGCAAAGATCCGCTTGCAGAATTATTTTTCTTACAAAAAGATTATTTTTACGTTACAGATAAAATTGTAAAAATTGCAGAAAGGGTATGTGAAGGTAAAGTGATTTCGACGCTTGAAGGTGGTTATCATCTAAAAGCTTTGTCGCATTGCTTTTCTGCGCATTTAAAAGCAATGCGTTAG
- the def gene encoding peptide deformylase has product MPLDVVTIEHGPHPEVLRSEAQAVIFPLTEQDITFIDNLKNTFLQLNGVGLAAPQVGVAKKIIVYGISQKAAFIRKNAKVVPTTVLINPQYVPTTDAKRVYDWEGCFSVEKLTGKVPRYDKIHYTAFLTDGNFISETAEGFTARVLQHEIDHINGKLITDRLSTDCIQGSPQEMSRLRYSEMTIEQLEHIQKMIKDDSLSTTTNTDRKQTLAATLEMVEAILAEKSS; this is encoded by the coding sequence ATGCCATTAGATGTTGTAACAATAGAGCATGGACCACATCCTGAAGTATTACGATCAGAAGCTCAAGCGGTTATTTTCCCACTCACAGAACAAGATATCACTTTTATTGACAACCTAAAGAATACCTTCCTACAGCTAAATGGCGTAGGCTTAGCAGCCCCTCAAGTGGGTGTTGCTAAGAAAATTATTGTTTATGGCATTTCACAAAAGGCCGCATTTATCCGAAAAAATGCTAAAGTCGTTCCTACAACCGTTCTCATCAATCCGCAATATGTTCCTACAACAGATGCTAAACGCGTATATGACTGGGAAGGTTGCTTCTCAGTTGAAAAACTTACTGGTAAAGTGCCTCGCTATGATAAGATTCACTATACCGCTTTCCTAACAGATGGTAACTTTATCTCTGAAACAGCAGAAGGCTTCACCGCACGCGTACTACAGCATGAAATTGATCATATTAATGGTAAACTGATCACCGATCGATTAAGCACGGATTGTATACAAGGCTCACCCCAAGAAATGTCACGGTTACGCTATAGCGAAATGACTATTGAGCAACTGGAGCACATTCAGAAAATGATAAAAGATGATAGCTTGTCAACTACAACAAATACCGATCGCAAACAAACTTTAGCGGCAACGCTCGAAATGGTTGAAGCCATCCTTGCAGAGAAATCATCATAA
- a CDS encoding SDR family oxidoreductase → MKFVKLIFVSTLLCSLPFSHLTARTNPSQPAKTVLITGAFDGIGKATAQAFAQKGWQVWATDQSINNTTFKAYPNVHVLKLDVTDEFDIQQAVDSILAEQPNIDVLINNAGYGLIGAQEAVSKEEIQHQFEVNVYGPIMLTQAVLPSMRENKQGHIINVSSTSGMRAIPGLGTYAASKFAMEAISEALASEVSHWNIKVSVIEPGTVYTNWANHSVLTEKSVVKDYDKLANNLQRYLTKRLIEGQPPEEVAELITKVVDDPNPHFRYQTSHHAREIASVKWRDVTGDTQIKQQKIFVEELYS, encoded by the coding sequence ATGAAATTTGTAAAACTCATTTTTGTATCGACTTTATTGTGTAGTCTGCCCTTTTCTCATCTAACAGCAAGAACAAATCCAAGTCAGCCAGCAAAAACTGTCCTTATTACTGGCGCATTCGATGGCATTGGTAAAGCAACCGCTCAAGCCTTCGCACAAAAAGGTTGGCAAGTATGGGCAACTGATCAATCGATAAATAATACTACCTTTAAAGCCTATCCCAATGTACATGTTTTAAAATTAGATGTTACAGATGAATTTGATATTCAGCAGGCCGTAGACAGTATTTTAGCAGAACAGCCTAACATAGATGTGCTCATCAACAATGCAGGTTATGGCTTAATCGGCGCTCAAGAAGCCGTGAGTAAAGAAGAAATTCAACATCAATTTGAAGTAAATGTTTATGGACCTATTATGCTAACGCAAGCAGTCCTACCTAGCATGCGCGAAAATAAGCAAGGTCATATTATTAACGTCAGCAGCACCTCAGGTATGCGAGCTATCCCTGGCCTTGGTACTTATGCGGCCAGCAAATTTGCAATGGAAGCTATTTCTGAAGCATTAGCGAGCGAAGTATCTCATTGGAACATCAAAGTCAGCGTTATTGAACCTGGCACCGTGTATACCAACTGGGCAAATCATTCTGTACTTACAGAAAAGAGTGTTGTTAAAGACTATGATAAATTAGCGAATAATCTACAGCGCTATCTAACCAAACGCCTCATAGAAGGACAGCCCCCAGAAGAAGTAGCAGAGTTAATTACTAAAGTCGTCGATGATCCGAATCCGCACTTCAGATATCAAACCAGCCATCATGCACGAGAAATTGCCAGCGTAAAATGGCGTGATGTTACTGGTGATACACAGATTAAACAACAGAAAATCTTTGTGGAAGAGCTGTATTCTTAG